One part of the Phacochoerus africanus isolate WHEZ1 chromosome 7, ROS_Pafr_v1, whole genome shotgun sequence genome encodes these proteins:
- the KLRB1 gene encoding killer cell lectin-like receptor subfamily B member 1 isoform X2 codes for MERQVIYADLNLSRDSGLESSSAPQMIFLRQKLSIEKTSMDVPESRNETTERPALLKCPTNWQPFQEKCLFLHNSYKHWNDSLADCSTKESSLLLIQDNEELRLIQNLTASGGIIFWIGLNFSLPEKNWKWINGSFLNSEILPITGVAGENNCVSISKTQMFSEPCDTENRWICQKNLKPVRNIIKK; via the exons ATGGAAAGACAGGTGATATATGCGGATTTAAACTTATCCAGGGATTCCGGCCTTGAAAGCTCGTCAGCTCCTCAGA TGATATTCTTACGACAAAAATTGTCAATAGAAAAAACCAGCATGGATGTTCCAGAGAGCAGGAACGAAACCACAG AAAGACCAGCTCTGCTAAAGTGCCCAACAAATTGGCAACCATTCCAAGAAAAATGCTTGTTTCTTCATAACTCTTATAAACACTGGAATGACAGTCTAGCTGACTGTTCCACAAAAGAATCCAGTCTGCTGCTTATTCAAGATAATGAAGAATTG AGACTCATACAAAATCTGACAGCTAGTGGAGGAATTATATTTTGGATTGGACTAAATTTTTCCTTACCAGAGAAGAACTGGAAGTGGATAAATGGCTCCTTTTTAAATTCTGAGAT ATTACCTATTACTGGTGTTGCTGGGGAAAACAACTGTGTCTCCATCTCAAAGACACAAATGTTTTCTGAGCCCTGTGATACAGAAAATAGATGGATCtgccaaaaaaacctaaaacctgtcagaaatataataaagaaataa
- the KLRB1 gene encoding killer cell lectin-like receptor subfamily B member 1 isoform X3, producing the protein MERQVIYADLNLSRDSGLESSSAPQNVCQGPPWHKFALKLGCAGITLLALAVIWLSISVIFLRQKLSIEKTSMDVPESRNETTERPALLKCPTNWQPFQEKCLFLHNSYKHWNDSLADCSTKESSLLLIQDNEELRLIQNLTASGGIIFWIGLNFSLPEKNWKWINGSFLNSEMAFTY; encoded by the exons ATGGAAAGACAGGTGATATATGCGGATTTAAACTTATCCAGGGATTCCGGCCTTGAAAGCTCGTCAGCTCCTCAGA ATGTTTGTCAGGGTCCACCTTGGCATAAATTTGCTCTGAAACTTGGTTGTGCTGGGATTACTCTTCTGGCCTTGGCTGTGATTTGGTTGAGTATTTCAG TGATATTCTTACGACAAAAATTGTCAATAGAAAAAACCAGCATGGATGTTCCAGAGAGCAGGAACGAAACCACAG AAAGACCAGCTCTGCTAAAGTGCCCAACAAATTGGCAACCATTCCAAGAAAAATGCTTGTTTCTTCATAACTCTTATAAACACTGGAATGACAGTCTAGCTGACTGTTCCACAAAAGAATCCAGTCTGCTGCTTATTCAAGATAATGAAGAATTG AGACTCATACAAAATCTGACAGCTAGTGGAGGAATTATATTTTGGATTGGACTAAATTTTTCCTTACCAGAGAAGAACTGGAAGTGGATAAATGGCTCCTTTTTAAATTCTGAGAT
- the KLRB1 gene encoding killer cell lectin-like receptor subfamily B member 1 isoform X1 — protein sequence MERQVIYADLNLSRDSGLESSSAPQNVCQGPPWHKFALKLGCAGITLLALAVIWLSISVIFLRQKLSIEKTSMDVPESRNETTERPALLKCPTNWQPFQEKCLFLHNSYKHWNDSLADCSTKESSLLLIQDNEELRLIQNLTASGGIIFWIGLNFSLPEKNWKWINGSFLNSEILPITGVAGENNCVSISKTQMFSEPCDTENRWICQKNLKPVRNIIKK from the exons ATGGAAAGACAGGTGATATATGCGGATTTAAACTTATCCAGGGATTCCGGCCTTGAAAGCTCGTCAGCTCCTCAGA ATGTTTGTCAGGGTCCACCTTGGCATAAATTTGCTCTGAAACTTGGTTGTGCTGGGATTACTCTTCTGGCCTTGGCTGTGATTTGGTTGAGTATTTCAG TGATATTCTTACGACAAAAATTGTCAATAGAAAAAACCAGCATGGATGTTCCAGAGAGCAGGAACGAAACCACAG AAAGACCAGCTCTGCTAAAGTGCCCAACAAATTGGCAACCATTCCAAGAAAAATGCTTGTTTCTTCATAACTCTTATAAACACTGGAATGACAGTCTAGCTGACTGTTCCACAAAAGAATCCAGTCTGCTGCTTATTCAAGATAATGAAGAATTG AGACTCATACAAAATCTGACAGCTAGTGGAGGAATTATATTTTGGATTGGACTAAATTTTTCCTTACCAGAGAAGAACTGGAAGTGGATAAATGGCTCCTTTTTAAATTCTGAGAT ATTACCTATTACTGGTGTTGCTGGGGAAAACAACTGTGTCTCCATCTCAAAGACACAAATGTTTTCTGAGCCCTGTGATACAGAAAATAGATGGATCtgccaaaaaaacctaaaacctgtcagaaatataataaagaaataa